Below is a window of Lagenorhynchus albirostris chromosome 11, mLagAlb1.1, whole genome shotgun sequence DNA.
ATGCTTTTAAGGCTCATCGACTACATGTTAAGAGGATCAGACACCTGAGCAATGCTCCCGACACATAAAACCCCAAAATTTATAGATAAGATACATCCACTTTCCCTTCCAGGTGGTCTACGAAACGGAAGCACCAGACTTTCTAATATCCTGGGTGGAGGACAGACGTGTACAGTTTGTACCCCCTTTTGACCGCTCACCCTCCTTGGTAagcatgttttaatttaaattttactccTTTTTGTGACAAGGTGAGGCTGACAGCAGACTGGGGAAGCCCAGCGTGGGCCCCTCTGGCCCCCTCTCCTGCTCGCCCTCCAGCAGCTCTTACAAGCCTGTGAAGGGTGCACAGTCGGCCTCCGCTGCCCTGTGACAGCAGCTCCTCTCAGAAACAACCGGACTCCCGGACGCAGAACCAAGCCTTTCCTCCTGAGCAGGAAGGGCCGTGACCACCTTCCCTGGGGCCTGTCCCCAGCAGGCAGCCCTGCAGCGAGGGTCCCAGAGCTCAgagggggccggggtggggagaggcGGACACCAAGGGGGCTTAAGAGCCCAGGAGCTGCCACCACTGGCTCTTACGTTTTGGACTAAGTTCCTCACGTAGGCGAGAAGGTTCTGGTTGATGAAGGTCACTGTGGTGTGAAAGACATTTTGGAGCACAGCTGGCGAGTGGTCAGCCACCTTTTTGGCCACGAGCATGGTCAGCAGGAGCAGGGTCTTCTCGCGGTCCACATCCGCAGGGTAGAGCTGTGTGAGTTGTTGCAGCGCGGCCGCCAGGCACCGCCTCCTGTCCTGCACAGGTGGAAGCAGAGGCGCGGTTACCAGCCTCCCGCGGGGAGGAGGGAAGTGCTGGAAACAGCTGAGGAGGCAAAGCCGGGGGCAGGCGaggcacacccccccccccccccccccgcgcgcGCGGTGGGTCCTCGTCTCCTGCTTGGAGGCACCTGAGGTCAAGGTCAGCCACCGCCCAGGGGTCCAGCCTGGTAcatgggagcagggagggggatggggaccTCCTGCCAGGAGAGGCCTCAGGCACCGCCAGACCAGAAGGGACCTTCCACACGCCAACACGTGGCAGCAGGAACGGCACGATCAGCCTGTGTCTGATCCGCCGGCCAGCGAAGCTCAGAGGGAGGCTCCCTGACAGACGGGCCTTCCCGGAGGCAGGACTCGACCCGCTGGGCCCAGCCCGAGGGCGTTTCTAGGTCACGGGGCCCCGCCACCTCAGCGGTCAGAGGAGTGGAACATGTTTCAGGAAGAGTCACATCCGTCTCGTTAATCTTTGGGGGGCTCTGTCCCCAAACTCGAGTCTGACTTCAGGTTTTCAGCTGTCAAGTGACTTTTTGAGAGACAGTTCACCAGGCTGGCTCTCTCTCCAGCAGTCACGAGCTGAGCCACCTCCCTGGACGCTGGTCTGTCTGCCAGGAGGCAGAGGACAAGCCCCGTGGGTTTTCTCACTCACCTCCTCCGACAGGCTCGAGTTACTGAACTGCGCGGCCAGGCCAGCCACCAGCCCCGGACAGATGCTGCACTCCATCCTGTCCCCAATCTGGGCGAGCTGCCTGGCGATGTCCCGGACCACTTCCTCCCGAGTCTCAGAGTCTAATGTGCAGAaaggccgggggggggggtgtcagaTGATGACCCGCTCACACCCCGCTCCTGCTCCAGGA
It encodes the following:
- the BID gene encoding BH3-interacting domain death agonist isoform X2; translated protein: MDSKVSNGASPQDERTTSLLVFSFLQSCPHSRCRQELEMLGHKLSVRAAHDDELQTDGNWCSHFRLEGAAETDSETREEVVRDIARQLAQIGDRMECSICPGLVAGLAAQFSNSSLSEEDRRRCLAAALQQLTQLYPADVDREKTLLLLTMLVAKKVADHSPAVLQNVFHTTVTFINQNLLAYVRNLVQNEMD
- the BID gene encoding BH3-interacting domain death agonist isoform X3; its protein translation is MECSICPGLVAGLAAQFSNSSLSEEDRRRCLAAALQQLTQLYPADVDREKTLLLLTMLVAKKVADHSPAVLQNVFHTTVTFINQNLLAYVRNLVQNEMD